A portion of the Podospora pseudoanserina strain CBS 124.78 chromosome 2, whole genome shotgun sequence genome contains these proteins:
- a CDS encoding hypothetical protein (COG:Q; EggNog:ENOG503NV63), translating into MSRPLEGKLAIITGSSRGIGAAIAENLASKGCNIALNYTSPSSTSIANDLAAQLTSSHNIKVVPIQADIGSPEGPANLVQDVKSAFSSSDNTFQIDIIINNAGIAQNALLPDVTIPQFEATYRVNVLGPLLLVQAAQPYLPKDRSGRIVNISSVSSSTGFVTQSVYGGTKAALEAMTRTWSRELAQNATVNAVNPGPVEGPMYASNAEVFLEGIEGWIKHTPLMKAQEGDVKDESLPDGTRAARTGEIAGVVGMLCGTEAGWITGQVVCANGGMVMLH; encoded by the exons ATGTCTCGCCCTCTGGAAGGCAAACTCGCCATCATAACCGGCTCATCGCGAG GCATTGGCGCAGCCATAGCCGAAAACCTCGCCTCCAAAGGCTGCAACATAGCCCTCAActacacctccccctcctctacctccatcgccaacgacctcgccgcccagctcacctcctcccacaacaTTAAAGTCGTTCCCATCCAAGCAGACATTGGCAGCCCGGAAGGTCCCGCCAACCTTGTTCAAGATGTCAAATCtgctttctcctcttcagaCAACACCTTCCAAAtagacatcatcatcaacaacgccggcaTAGCCCAaaacgccctcctccccgacgTCACAATCCCCCAATTCGAAGCCACTTACCGCGTCAACGTTTTGggccctctccttctcgtccaaGCCGCCCAGCCTTACCTCCCCAAGGATAGATCAGGCAGGATAGTCAATATCTcttccgtctcctcctctacCGGGTTCGTCACCCAGTCTGTCTACGGCGGGACCAAGGCTGCGTTGGAAGCAATGACACGGACGTGGTCGCGGGAGTTGGCGCAGAACGCCACGGTGAACGCGGTGAACCCTGGTCCGGTGGAGGGGCCGATGTACGCGAGTAATGCAGAGGTTTTCCTGGAGGGAATTGAGGGTTGGATCAAGCACACTCCGTTGATGAAGGcgcaggagggggatgtgaaGGATGAGAGTCTGCCGGACGggacgagggcggcgaggacggGCGAGATTGCGGGTGTG
- the ARD1 gene encoding N-terminal acetyltransferase A complex catalytic subunit ard1 (EggNog:ENOG503NU74; COG:S) translates to MDIRLLRPSDIPLIQHANLENLPENYFLKYYLYHALSWPQLSFVAVDVSRPAKTPYDYPKIVGYVLAKMEEEPTDGVQHGHITSLSVMRTHRRLGIAEKLMRQSQQAMVEAFNARYVSLHVRVSNQAAIHLYRNTLKFETEKTEPKYYADGEDAFCMKLDLDFIKQQILEAEKAEDEQDKKNNGSEEKTKEDQDEGEPVGDVGRDPEQDKKIKVKVGRGLGVGELVERDESKH, encoded by the exons ATGgacatccgcctcctccgcccctccGACATCCCTCTCATCCAGCACGCCAACCTCGAGAACCTCCCCGAGAACTACTTCCTCAAGTACTACCTCTACCACGCCCTCTCCTGGCCCCAGCTCTCCTTCGTGGCAGTCGACGTCTCCCGCCCCGCAAAGACCCCCTATGACTACCCTAAGATCGTCGGCTATGTCCTCGCCAAAATGGAAGAAGAGCCCACGGACGGCGTCCAGCACGGccacatcacctccctcagcgTGATGCGCACCCACCGGAGGCTGGGTATCGCGGAAAAACTCATGAGACAGAGCC AACAAGCAATGGTGGAAGCCTTCAACGCCCGTTACGTCTCCCTCCACGTCCGCGTCTCCAACCAAGCCGCCATCCACCTCTACCGCAACACGCTCAAGTTCGAGACGGAAAAGACGGAGCCAAAGTACTACGCCGACGGGGAGGACGCGTTCTGCATGAAGCTCGATCTGGACTTTATCAAGCAGCAGattttggaggcggagaaggccgaggatgagcaagacaagaagaacaaTGGCTCGGAAGAGAAGACGAAAGAAGACCAGGACGAGGGCGAGCcggtgggggatgtgggtAGGGATCCGGAACAGGACAAGAAGATTAAGGTcaaggttgggagggggttgggggtgggggagttggtggagagagacGAGAGTAAACATTAG
- a CDS encoding hypothetical protein (EggNog:ENOG503P3QR; COG:S), whose protein sequence is MTSRRAPLEDIPPPPYSETDIYSNTSSGPSPTNPTPPTTTSTLRRNSSNSDDTSTTYDGEIIYTPPLTPQSAQSNTAADLVAAPSSPVATSRPRRIPEAQAYFDSRPHSGVFVGGPTTVEITLAADPALTDVEAIAGIDRLTVGGGAGENGDITREDWMTFLNYLLPGFADRTNERVVDRKLRAEGVETGSEKGESDTRSQAEVFLLERIRGVGNRDGDGEGVGARRERVERMVREWNEGFWERRGVRVVVRYEGEGEREERMPGAWEERFDTPSGQGQTPAGQGQQQARGQGGWIGRFSPFGGGSGAAGPSNSNNNNNGNGFNFGGIKVDGERISIGNNFVVDGRTGHLKIGGIVADTNGISINGWNPGNMFGGRGGSHGREGGPGGWCRPPGDARGFQPPPIMPGMSCPPRWTWGGPGGRGACGGQRPERGQHHYFGRGGRGGWWNSRWGQGPTEPEQPAQRGREGEEGVGNVQPANQPTQGQDRGRTHQSPSKERRRSRSSSVSSTSSRSSSSSESTIGSLPDYDDLKDTQLPVMKTYLSESLQHPEQQITRERVRQAKKQIREARRAPATEINEPVNMTQDRKALRREVKELMREWKQLKKEQKRQRRQLPKEKRQRRRQEKREKRQTKKEMRRAEKDFHRHGHRSGPLPVPHHGPPPPGPPPPHGSSHLFLQGFPPHMPPMPPMPPMSPMPQTHPFGAPALPLVPQSEAPPSYRGLSFDAATNNPPTSTGFPLGRPGPLPPGAWPQESDNTTPPEPSVAKYKRADEIEDEITAKYSDLLSLQEKISGPGFLKAEDEKAAIELEKEIEELAVEMERLRTEADEEFARELAREEESRHGLFMRAER, encoded by the exons ATGACATCCCGGCGTGCTCCCCTCGAAgacatccctccccctccctactCAGAAACAGACATCTATTCCAACACGTCCTCTGGCCCATCTCCGACCAAcccgacaccacccaccaccacatcaacccTGAGAAGGAACTCATCCAACTCGGAcgacacctccaccacctacGACGGCGAGATTATTTACACCCCTCCTCTAACTCCCCAGTCGGCACAATCCAACACTGCTGCTGATCTTGTCGCTGCCCCCTCATCGCCGGTTGCTAcctctcgtcctcggcggATCCCAGAGGCGCAGGCATACTTCGACAGCCGGCCGCATTCGGGTGTTTTCGTCGGTGGCCCGACAACAGTTGAGATCACCCTCGCTGCTGACCCAGCTCTGACGGATGTCGAGGCCATCGCTGGGATCGACAGGTTGactgtcggtggtggtgctggtgagaATGGGGATATCACGCGGGAGGACTGGATGACGTTTCTGAATTATCTGCTGCCTGGGTTTGCGGATAGGACGAATGAACGGGTGGTGGATAGGAAActgagggcggagggggttgagaCTGGTagtgagaagggggagagtgATACTAGGAGTCAGGCCGAGGTTTTCTTGCTGGAGAGGATAAGGGGGGTTGGTAAtagggatggtgatggggagggggtcggggcgaggagggagagggtggagaggatggtgagggagtggaaTGAGGggttttgggagaggaggggggtgagggttgttgttAGGTatgagggcgagggagagagggaggagaggatgccTGGGGcatgggaggagaggtttgaTACTCCTTCGGGGCAGGGGCAGACACCAGCCGGGCagggacagcagcaggcgcGGGGGCAAGGGGGGTGGATAGGACGGTTTAGtccttttggtggtgggagtggtgctgctgggccTAGCAACAGTAACAATAACAATAACGGCAATGGGTTCAACTTTGGCGGAATCAAagttgatggggagaggattAGCATCGGGAATAATTTTGTGGTAGATGGTCGGACTGGCCATCTCAAGATCGGGGGTATAGTGGCTGATACTAATGGGATTAGCATCAATGGGTGGAATCCTGGGAATATGTTTGGTGGCAGAGGGGGGTCCCACGGTCGTGAAGGAGGAcctgggggttggtgtcgtcCTCCGGGTGATGCCCGTGGGTTTCAACCTCCACCAATCATGCCGGGGATGTCATGCCCGCCTCGATGGACTTGGGGTGGTcctggtgggagaggtgcTTGCGGCGGACAGAGGCCTGAACGTGGACAACATCACTACTTTGGtcggggaggacgaggaggatggtggaacAGCCGTTGGGGACAAGGTCCGACAGAACCAGAACAGCCAGCACAACGCGGAcgggaaggcgaggagggtgttggcaACGTTCAACCGGCCAACCAACCTACTCAGGGCCAAGACCGTGGAAGGACACACCAGTCTCCTTCCAAAGAGCGCCGTCGCTCCCGGTCAAGCTCTGTATCGAGCACATCATCAAGGTCGTCCAGCAGTTCCGAGTCCACCATCGGCTCTCTACCCGACTACGACGACCTGAAAGACACCCAGCTGCCCGTCATGAAGACGTACCTCTCGGAGtccctccaacaccccgaACAACAGATCACACGGGAAAGAGTGCGTCAAGCAAAGAAACAGATCCGTGAGGCTCGCCGTGCCCCTGCCACAGAGATCAACGAGCCAGTCAACATGACACAGGACCGCAAGGCCCTGCGCCGTGAGGTTAAGGAGTTGATGCGAGAATGGAagcagctgaagaaggagcaaAAGCGTCAGCGCCGCCAGCTCCCCAAGGAGAAGCGTCAACGCCGAAGGCAAGAGAAGCGGGAGAAGCGTCAAACCAAAAAGGAGATGCGGCGGGCAGAGAAGGACTTTCACCGTCACGGTCATAGATCTGGTCCTCTTCCTGTTCCCCATCAtggtccaccaccgcctggccctccgcctccccatGGATCGTCTCATCTTTTTCTTCAGGGCTTTCCGCCTCACATGCCCCCGATGCCCCCGATGCCCCCG ATGTCCCCAATGCCTCAAACACACCCCTTTGGCGCACCAGCTCTTCCCCTCGTCCCCCAATCCGAAGCACCCCCCTCCTACCGCGGTCTCTCCTTCGATGCCGCCACCAATAATCCCCCAACATCCACTGGATTCCCCCTTGGCCGTCCCGGCCCCCTACCGCCCGGAGCCTGGCCCCAAGAAAGTGACAACACCACACCGCCAGAGCCCTCAGTAGCAAAATATAAACGAGCCGATGAGATTGAGGATGAGATCACCGCCAAGTACTCGGATCTATTGAGCCTTCAAGAAAAGATCTCTGGTCCGGGATTCCTTAAGGCGGAGGACGAAAAGGCGGCGATcgagctggaaaaggagattgaggagttggcggtggaaatggagaggttgaggacggaggcggatgaggagtttgcgagggagctggcgagggaggaagagagtaGACATGGGTTGTTTATGAGGGCTGAAAGGTGA
- the GCD7 gene encoding GCD complex subunit gcd7 (EggNog:ENOG503NUHV; COG:J), protein MQPSQANYAPSLDKLIKSLKSQPYEASIEALIFLLKRRQVKGDDCAVATAHILLQVVARSKWHDVDQLLGRVQSVGSRLARAAPHEPVIGNIVRRVLGLIRDEATEDRNNADDLGSDSASDIQSLAPTNPPPQRPAPTPVLMRSNTAAPGGLQVSKSMFNILSAATAADTPMTGASTPLSQAQPASVHALRTEVINGIEEIMDEIQQADDQIASFADIQIHPGEYVLAYQPTKTVERFLIKAATRRRFTVFIASINPIEPGSGEKPYAALRKKLNSHGVTTINLASNGLMAYIPRVNKVIFGAKVIYQNGGLLVDSGACIAAQAAREFLKPVIVLGAIYKFCPEDPSDEAVISELGNPSSFVSYADGPEVEALDIENTVTDYIPPSLVEVYITNLGPQTRHHLASILADHYKVEDIGYSLHDGEV, encoded by the exons ATGCAACCATCACAGGCAAACTATGCCCCCAGCTTGGACAAGCTGATCAAGTCCCTCAAGAGTCAGCCCTATGAGGCTTCAATCGAAGCTTTAATATT TCTCCTCAAGCGCCGCCAGGTAAAGGGCGATGACTGCGCCGTTGCGACAGCCCACATTCTCCTCCAGGTTGTTGCGCGATCGAAATGGCACGATGTTGACCAGCTCTTGGGCAGAGTCCAGAGTGTTGGGTCTAGACTTGCACGGGCTGCCCCTCACGAGCCAGTAATTGGAAATATTGTGCGCCGAGTGCTGGGCCTCATCCGCGACGAGGCAACCGAGGACAGAAATAATGCCGACGACTTGGGCAGCGATTCGGCATCCGATATCCAGAGCCTTGCCCCTAccaaccctccaccacaacgACCTGCCCCGACCCCAGTCCTTATGCGCTCCAACACTGCTGCCCCAGGCGGCCTTCAGGTGTCCAAGTCCATGTTCAACATTCTCTCAGCCGCCACTGCTGCCGACACACCCATGACTGGAGCTTCAACACCACTTTCTCAGGCCCAGCCTGCCAGTGTACATGCCCTGCGAACCGAGGTTATCAATGGGATTGAGGAAATCATGGACGAGATCCAGCAGGCCGATGACCAGATTGCGAGTTTTGCGGATATCCAGATTCACCCTGGCGAGTATGTGCTTGCCTATCAGCCCACCAAGACGGTTGAGAGGTTTCTCATCAAGGCTGCCACGAGGCGGCGGTTTACTGTCTTCATTGCCAGTATCAACCCTATCGAGCCAGGAAGTGGTGAGAAGCCCTATGCGGCattgaggaagaagctcaacTCGCACGGAGTTACCACCATCAACTTGGCCAGCAATGGGTTGATGGCCTATATTCCCAGGGTGAACAAGGTCATTTTTGGTGCCAAGGTGATTTACCAAAACGGTGGCTTGCTTGTAGACAGCGGTGCCTGCATTGCTGCTCAAGCTGCCAGAGAGTTTTTGAAGCCTGTCATTGTTCTTGGTGCCATCTACAAGTTCTGCCCTGAGGATCCATCGGACGAGGCTGTCATTAGTGAACTCGGCAACCCATCCAGCTTTGTGAGCTATGCAGACGGTCCCGAGGTCGAGGCTCTGGATATCGAAAATACCGTGACCGATTacatcccaccatcactcGTGGAAGTGTACATTACCAACTT GGGACCACAGACACGCCATCATTTGGCTAGTATTTTGGCCGACCATTACAAGGTGGAAGATATAGGATATTCTCTCCACGACGGTGAGGTTTAA
- the NHP2 gene encoding snoRNA-binding protein (EggNog:ENOG503NZ5F; COG:A): MTTKEVVDIVDKKEKKEKKSKDKSEKKKEKRSDSAGVTKEKKDKKKDKAKQEKLARAAEAHLNAEAAAAKVDSDVEVDPEDLIKPAEELVPFALPLADDKTHKKIYKLIKKGAKVKSIHRGVKECEKAIKKTPAKTPATAPSDAPGLVIIAGDISPMDVIMHFPLLCEEHNVPYLFIKSRADLGVAACTKRATSVVMLKPSGKKAGKDTEMTDADKKSSAEEYLESYKEVLRIAQKEWDAQVQPWVKGTHSKQIAYRQANKQQ; this comes from the exons ATGACCACCAAGGAAGTCGTCGACATTgttgacaagaaggagaagaaggagaaaaagagcAAGGACAAGTctgagaagaaaaaggaaaagcgCTCTGATTCTGCCGGTGTCACtaaggagaagaaagacaagaaaaaggacaaggccaagcaggagaagcttgcccgcgccgccgaggccCATCTTAATGCTGAGGCCGCTGCTGCGAAGGTGGACAGCGACGTCGAGGTCGATCCGGAGGATCTTATCAAGCCTGCTGAGGAGCTTGTCCCATTCGCCTTGCCCCTGGCCGATGACAAGACTCACAAGAAGATTTACAAGCTCATTAAGAAGG GCGCGAAAGTAAAGTCCATCCATCGCGGTGTTAAGGAGTGCGAGAAAGCTATCAAGAAGACACCTGCGAAGACCCCCGCGACTGCCCCTAGCGACGCCCCCGGCCTCGTCATCATTGCCGGCGACATCTCTCCTATGGATGTCATCATgcacttccccctcctctgcgAGGAGCACAATGTTCCCTACTTGTTCATCAAGTCCCGCGCCGACCTCGGTGTTGCCGCTTGCACCAAGCGCGCCACCAGTGTTGTCATGTTGAAGCCTTCAGGCAAGAAGGCTGGCAAAGACACCGAGATGACCGACGCTGATAAGAAGTCGTCGGCTGAGGAGTACCTCGAGTCCTACAAGGAGGTCCTGAGGATTGCTCAAAAGGAGTGGGATGCCCAGGTTCAGCCGTGGGTCAAGGGCACCCACTCTAAGCAAATCGCCTACCGCCAGGCCAACAAGCAGCAGTAA